A window from Apostichopus japonicus isolate 1M-3 chromosome 2, ASM3797524v1, whole genome shotgun sequence encodes these proteins:
- the LOC139975591 gene encoding uncharacterized protein has product MTSSRLQSCLISRLRKLEKLCIKVRKAELDINFLRNCRQFGVIPKFLCFTIQHADNVDVLAIRKRLLKSALNKRCKEKATLANQLAKDIQNVRQKVTGLDWYILKKAVDFNVERISRNFIAGHESKLKRLTRNSTLPFRSDEIIQNFSSYQLSEDEENVLKYGLSFGIQPPFLKKSDVLTSFELIHKFLKGNLKDSADAGVVKTQLAYLANNYVISHKPSTTDLRKYKILKKLKRNSSIVILKPDKGNGVVIIDRQAYNEGISSIINDETRFQKIKIDPTLRREGQLQRFLRKLKGSRFFPEDTYMNIYPTGSHPARIYGLPKTHKCTNNNSFPTFRPIVSSIGTYNYNLAKFLSDFISPNICLDYCTQDSFSFVQEITSMDISDHYMVSYDVVSLFTNIPLSETVDIAIDAIMHNNPGVGIERRDLQKLFMFATSQTHFLFNGNYYDQVDGVAMGSPLAPVLANLFMGHLEKQFLNDSSAPSKPYHYRRYVDDIFCLFRNEDEAIDFLQFINTRHPNIKFTIEKQKDSTLPFLDVLVSNTGHCNTSVYHKPTYSGLLTNFFSFIPYSYKIGLIKTLVDRMYKVNNSWKGFDLDLKGLISTLSKNQFPSHLIDKVVKSYLQNKVSPKNIIDPVSHNTRFYKLPYIGNFSGHAQNKVRQLIKSHCTDIDVKLVFISFKVRNMCVVKDMIPSYLKSRVVYKFICTSCNACYIGETHRHLSTRISEHFKTDKNSHIYKHLAKFPNCKRLCGNNSFKIIDSAPTKLQLRIKESLHINWDKPNLNKQLDCPVLSLLS; this is encoded by the exons ATGACTTCGAGTCGGTTacaatcatgtttgatctctaga CTTCGTAAGCTCGAAAAACTATGCATCAAAGTCCGCAAAGCAGAACTGGACATCAATTTTCTCAGGAACTGCCGCCAGTTTGGCGTTATTCCGAAATTCTTATGCTTCACGATCCAGCATGCGGACAATGTTGACGTCCTTGCAATCAGAAAGAGACTTTTAAAGAGTGCACTCAACAAACGTTGCAAGGAGAAAGCCACTCTTGCGAATCAGTTGGCGAAGGATATCCAAAATGTCCGACAAAAAGTGACTGGCCTCGATTGGTATATTCTCAAGAAAGCAGTCGACTTTAATGTGGAACGAATTTCACGCAATTTCATAGCCGGACACGAAAGTAAGCTTAAACGCCTTACTAGAAATTCAACACTTCCTTTCCGTAGTGACGAAATCATTCAGAACTTCTCCTCTTACCAACTGAGcgaagatgaagaaaatgtcTTAAAATATGGATTAAGTTTTGGGATTCAGCCACCCTTCCTAAAGAAATCTGATGTTCTTACCAGCTTTGAACTCATCCACAAATTCCTAAAAGGAAATCTAAAGGATTCTGCAGACGCCGGAGTCGTCAAAACACAGTTGGCTTACCTTGCAAATAATTATGTTATAAGTCACAAGCCCTCGACTACTGATCTGAGGAAGTACAAGATTCTGAAGAAACTTAAACGTAATTCAAGCATCGTCATTCTAAAACCTGACAAAGGTAACGGAGTTGTTATTATAGATCGTCAAGCTTACAACGAGGGAATTAGCTCAATAATCAACGATGAAACAAGGttccagaaaataaaaattgatcCAACCCTACGCAGAGAAGGACAGCTACAAAGATTTCTAAGAAAGCTCAAGGGCTCAAGGTTTTTCCCGGAGGACACTTACATGAACATTTACCCTACAGGATCTCATCCTGCCAGAATTTATGGACTGCCTAAAACTCACAAATGTACTAATAACAATTCATTTCCTACTTTTCGTCCTATTGTTTCAAGTATTGGtacttataattataatttggCAAAGTTTTTGAGTGATTTTATATCTCCCAACATTTGTCTCGATTATTGCACTCAggattctttctcttttgtccAGGAAATTACATCTATGGACATATCTGATCATTACATGGTATCATACGATGTAGTTAGTTTATTTACCAACATCCCACTTTCTGAAACTGTTGATATTGCAATCGATGCCATAATGCATAACAATCCAGGCGTTGGTATTGAAAGGCGGGATCTCCAGAAACTATTCATGTTTGCTACCTCACAAACGCATTTTTTATTCAATGGTAATTACTATGATCAAGTGGACGGTGTGGCAATGGGTTCACCATTAGCACCGGTGTTGGCAAATCTCTTCATGGGTCATTTGGAGAAACAATTTCTGAATGATTCATCTGCCCCATCCAAACCTTATCACTACCGCAGATATGTTGACGATATTTTCTGTCTTTTCCGAAATGAGGATGAAGCCATCGATTTCCTTCAATTTATCAATACTCGGCACCCTAACATAAAATTCACTATTGAGAAGCAAAAAGACAGTACGCTACCATTTTTGGATGTGCTTGTCAGCAACACTGGTCATTGCAACACTTCCGTTTATCATAAACCTACGTACTCAGGGTTACTAACCAattttttcagtttcattccGTATTCTTACAAAATTGGTCTCATTAAAACGTTAGTGGATAGAATGTACAAGGTCAACAATTCTTGGAAAGGATTTGACCTAGACCTAAAAGGACTTATATCCACACTCAGCAAAAATCAGTTCCCCTCTCACTTAATTGACAAAGTTGTGAAATCGTATTTACAAAACAAGGTGTCACCGAAAAATATCATTGACCCGGTTTCTCACAATACCAGATTTTACAAGCTCCCGtacattggtaatttctctGGTCATGCTCAGAACAAAGTTAGACAGTTGATCAAATCGCATTGTACAGACATTGATGTCAAATTAGTGTTTATCTCATTTAAAGTTCGAAATATGTGTGTAGTAAAAGACATGATTCCATCATACCTTAAATCTCGTGTGGTCTATAAATTCATCTGCACAAGCTGTAATGCTTGTTATATAGGGGAAACCCATAGGCACCTTTCTACACGGATTTCTGAGCATTTTAAAACCGATAAgaattcacatatttacaaacacttaGCTAAATTTCCCAACTGTAAGCGGCTATGTGGCAACAACTCATTCAAAATTATCGACTCCGCTCCCACTAAACTCCAGCTTAGGATCAAAGAAAGTCTACATATCAATTGGGATAAACCTAATCTCAACAAGCAGCTTGACTGTCCAGTGTTATCTTTGTTGAGTTAA